The following nucleotide sequence is from Myxocyprinus asiaticus isolate MX2 ecotype Aquarium Trade chromosome 21, UBuf_Myxa_2, whole genome shotgun sequence.
aaattcatatgcgtctaaaggcagatgagcgaatacttttggcaatatagtgtacttgcggctcagtcagtaagcagctttcttcgcagcaacgtaatttcccagTGACGCTTGTGTACATAACAACTTGGCatcgaggaagacttcactatttgtATTCCccattgcttcgctttatttccagatatttccAGAGTTTTTGCCGtgtgttttcttaactttctatTGCATCCTACATTAGAATTGTGCTACAATACTGGGGTTTCCcgcttacataaaactctgggattcccctcTATATACTAGCACATATATGCGAACATGAGGGGCCATCTATATTTTACAtcggtgtgtataaatgagtgtatgtgcttttcccactgtacttccagaaatgttgaattctttccgctttGTTGGCTTGTTGTTGGGCTCATTCTGGTTTGTTCACGCACTtgcacactcctcaaaaacctgtaagaacgtcgcttgtgtgtttacatgaccacataagcccCGTTTTTCTGGAGAAACCTGGATGTGTAAAACCACTttcttttaatcccttaaacggtataaggaaatcagagttcttgtttacatgatgtttcggAACGTGGTCAGTGATTCATTGTTCATGGAAGTACAAGTGTTTATGGTATTTCATCTCTTGCATCAAGCATTTTGTATCTAATAGACTACAGTGGTTTTCAaaatggttcctctgattgagaaaaaaaaaaatcaccccaTTATAGAGCAAATGCATATGATTGTTATATATATCAAAGTTCTACTGTATATAGATCATATACTGTATCACCCAACCctagtatttgggtatttttgtTATACATAAGTGCCTcatttctgaaaaataaaactaaatgtacTTTAGATTTACTTAGGCCCCTCACCTCTGACATGATCGCtggtttcatattttaatatttcaccTTTTATTAATGCCAATaaactcttttttatttttttaaatttttttttatttttttaatttgtttagaaaGGTGGTTAATTCTACTGTTGTATGATTGTAAACAGTGTGTGAGTCATTGGAGACGAGGTCTGACCCTCGTCTGGCTCCACAGATGAATTTAGTTGTGCATGATCAGCAGTACTATGGAAACTGAATCCTTGTTAGCTGTTAATCTTGCGAGTACAGTTCTGTACAGTGAGAGCTGGGCTGGAACAAGGACGTTGGCTATGTTTGCAATATTATACTACCATACTTCGCTTACTATTTACTCTTATTAATTCTGTGTATGGTTAAGTATATGGTATGTATACTGTACACATTATGCAACTTTTCTGTCTTCATGGAATATCAATGTGTTCTGTTTCCCatattgtttttaaacagtaGGCAGTACATTATAgtgtacattttatattgcacATTGTTCAGTAAGTAGTAAGATAGCTGTTGAAACACCATTCCATATATTTAACCTTCAACACATATGTTCAGTAAGCGTGAAAAGAAAATGCTGCCTACAGCACTATAAACGTGTTGTCTGAGTTCAGAGGTCAGACCCGGTTTTAAAGCACAGGAAGTGAATTGTGATGTGCAGTGTCGGAGGCAACAGTGACGTCCAGTGGGGGACAGAAACATGATTCTCATTAGCACTGAGTCTCTGGTTACTTCCTGTTCTAACACGTTCTGATTCTTATAATGGAACCATCTGAATCTTGACTGAAGATTTTCAATAATATTTTGCTTTCCAAATCATTTAGCTGTAAGACTTTGATAACAGTGGTTTGGAAACAAGCCTAAAGTTACTTAAATGGTTTACTATTTCCGGTTCTCAGCGGTTTTCACAGACAAGTAATACAACATTATTAGCAATTCACCTTGAGGCAgtgaagtgctgtaatacaaagtCTAAAAATTGCTTAGAGAAGTACAGTCCATAGCAGAGATGAAAGTGAGAGACAAATCCATTAACAATAGCAATGTGCAAATCTACCAGTTTTAATAATTGACTAGTCAGTGGGTTGTCTGAACAACTGTTTGACTAGTCGAAGCCCATAAAAGTATAATTTGGCTTCgttatgttcacgtgaccccgatcagacctgtttcagagggatataaggacgctaagtgcagcacttcaacatggtaacttaagtatattaaacaaataaataggctaaactatcaaagtaagaaaagtatCAAATAAGAGAGGCTCCAATACAGAGCGTCGCAAAATTGCTTGTGcgcatcctgaatgcagaatgacacGCTTCAATGTAACTGGAGTGCTTCAGGGCGATCCTtgctgcacattcaaaagcgcATAACTGTAAGATTGCGGGTACACAAAATATAGTTCATGAAATccagcagtttaaaccttttttactgcaacaATTTATTTAAgaagtgtcagacagaatcagcaaaaaattataatctctccacaacacctcacaaataatcAAAGCAGATGATTTAACGTCTGACAGTGATCGTCTTGTAATGTTTTGTTGATGCAGCACTTTGCTGTAATGACAGCGCATAAAAAGACTGTACCTGAAGCATTCAAGAGACGagacttcttgcagagggttttactgtgctgactattcacaattaagcacagcaagctatcatcatGCAAAAACGATTTCTAAGAATTTgtgtctctcaattaatttgagaattgcgtctcccatttaaaccaccaccactaaaaatactAATGTTAGTGGTTGACCCCACTAAGCAACTTGTCGGTTGTTAGACGACTAACCGATTAATCGACCACACTGGCGCATCGCTTATTAACAATATAATATGATTTAATATTACCAATTCTACCATCACCATCAAATCGTTATACGTCATTGAGGAAATGGATTTACAGAGACCATAGTTGCTAACAAAGTCCTTGATTGATTTCTACTTTCATTGATAATATTCAGAACATCACCTGATGCTTTGAGATCGATTCTCCTGCAGCTGAGCCTGAATATTTTCTGTCCTAGCAACATTCTTCACAGTTCAACATCAAGGATTTATTTGCTGGCCTGAATGGGTCAGTAGTTTAGCCAATATTTTCACTGGCCCAATCACTGGCTATTAGGCCATCCTTATTGTTCTACTCTGCCTTCTATAGCAGGCagtagccatatcaccctgtagctcaagaccagttgcccactgaagctaagcagggttgagcctggtcaataCCTGGATgtgagacctcctggggaaaactaaggttgctgctggaagaggtattaatgaggccagcagggggtgctcaccctgcggtctgtgtgggtgctaatgctccagtatagtgatggagacactatactgtaaaaaggcaccgttctttggatgagatgttaaaccaaggtcctgactctgtggtcattaaaaatcctaggacacttctcgaaaagagtagtgtcctggccaaattccccctatTCATgtcttcctaataatccccatccattaattagCTGTATAACACAACTctttcctctccaccaatagctggtgtgtagtGAGTGTACTGGCGTACtgtggctgctgtcgcatcatccaggtggatgctgcacactggtggtggttgaggagagtcccctgttcactatgtaaagcgctttgagtgtagtgtcagaaaagcgctatataaatgtaacgttcattcattcattcattcatatcatCACCCTTACACATCCTACTGCCCGACACCTCAACTCAGTCCAAATAAGAAATAAACATAATGGTATATAATGGGATTATATATTTGTAGGTGTTGGACTCGGAGCAGGACCCAGCCGAGCCACCTCCAGAGGTGGAGGAAGATCTGGATCTGGAGAGTTTGGAGTTTGAGAATCCGAGTGACAGTGGACCAGATCTGGATGATGATGAAAGTGTTCTTAGCACCCCAAAACCCAAACTCAAGTATGATCGAGAGAGATTGTGTACATCAATGTTTGTTCAGTGTACATGCAATTAAATGAaggggtttttattttattaaccctcatctgtttatatgtgtgcgtgtgtgttgtttAGGCCGTATTTCGAAGGAATTTCTCTCTCTAGTTCTCAAACAGAGATTGGCAGCATTCACAGCGTCCGCAGTCACAGAGAGCCACCCAGTCCGGTAAGAACACACATACAGTTACTATTtactaattcatttatttagggtgtcccttactttttccacattgaAGGTGACAACCCTAATGATGGTTACAGCCCTAATAATCAAATAACTAACCATAACCCACCCCATTATcttcaaataaaattaattttattaacttcTAACCTaataactaaccctaacccaacccaacccattgttttaaaataaagctaattataattactacttTAGGATAAAGCATGCCTTTGGCTTactcactgtttttgttttttgtaatgctctgtttttctatttctccatttatttttatttttgttttctattttctgttAAACTTCTTTGGAActatatgtattttaaaaagtCTTGACTTTCTCTTTTTAGATGGATCCTGATAAAATGAGATCTGTAGGTGGGAAGTTTCAGATAGATAATGGATCGGATAATGTTTCACTGGTACGTCCTTCACTGCCTCCAGATATTTGCTGAATGTCAGATAAAGACTTGCATACTCTTCTGCTTTGAGATCCACTTTGGTAGACACACTGATGCTGAATCATGGCCAATAACTACAGACTCTCATCTCTGAACATAGTTTTAAGACTGATATTAATAGATAATCAGAACTTAAGAACAAGACCACAAAGATGATTGATGGTAGTAGCTTGAAACaatgtaattttgtacatttgtCCAAACACAAAGGCTTTTACATGTGTGTTCCTGAAGTTTTAGtatatgtctgtgtgtctctggGCTGTCAGGGTCAACCTGAGGTTGTTACCCCTACAACAGAGTTGGAGATGATGGACAACATGGACTCTTTCATGGAGAGGCTGCCTCCTTTAGGCAGGATGACCAAAACGGAGTCACTTATCATTCCGTCTAACCGGTGAGGAAACTCACACCCTCTGTTTCAGTGGTAAATGGATGAGAGTACACACATTTTCCTATTAATAGCTGCTGTAAATTcttaactgatttttattttaaagagggTTCCCTCTTGTGGTGGCATGTGCTGTCTGTTTTTGGTTTGATCAGTTTATTTGCTTGCAAGTgaaccactttctctctctttctgaaggGTGGAGCCGAAGTTGGCAGGGCGACGGGGGCGGAGCACATCTCTTAAGGAGAGGCAGCCCAGTCGACCGCCCAATGAGAGAGCCAACAGTCTGGACAATGAGCGCTCACTTGACACACGCTGCAACCTACAGGTCAGACAGAATGTAGCCGCACATAACACATACAACTAATCTCATTTTGGTTTAaacatactttttattttaaaacaattttcagTTAAAGGATTTTGGCCTGTGTTCTGATTAGATTCCTCGCAAAACTGTTTACGACCAGCTGAACTACATCCTGGTGTCAGACAGCCATCTGCCTGACAGCATCATCCTTATTAACACCTCTGACTGGCAGGGCCAGGTATGATTGACAATTTATCACAAATTCAGCATGCTGGAAATTCATCAaaaatggtttatatattaaataaccatgtgatAATGCCtattttttggataatccagtgaattaaacACTTAACAAAAAAAGGGTGCTTCATAAAAGTCACATTAGTTTAATTCTGTATAAATGCTACAAGTTGTGACAAGAAGTTTGGGACACATCCCATTCTGAATTTCCTCATTAATTCAGTGTTATTTGTAAATAAGCTAGGTATAAATTAAGTAAAACTGTCCTGCCCACTTATATTCGCACAATAATATCTACCATGGTATAAACTGTATTGCAAAATCTTTACCTGGTGACACATTTCACATTATATACCATCATACTGCCCAGAATTAAAGGTAGAtaattaagtttaaaaaaaaaaagctccctGTTCTcaccctcttctctctcacagTATGTATCTGAGGTGTTACAGAATCACGATCTTCCCGTTGTGTGTACGTGCACCACGGCTGACATTCAGGCTGCATTCAGCACCATCATCTCTCGCATACAAAGATTGTGAGTCTCTCCGTAACACtgaaacatacaaacacacacacacacacacacacacacacacaaacacatgtcttTTCTATTTCTGATTTTTAGGATCCAGAAATTTCTGGATTGTAACAtactgtgtattttatttatttttttctgcttctCTCTGTCTAGTTGTAACAGTAACTCGGTCACTCCATCTCCAGTGCGGATCGGAGTGGCAGGACCTCAACATTACCTGTCTGCTGTTTTGCGTTTGTTTGTGGATCACCTGACACATAAAACCCCCGACTGGCTCGGATACCTGCGATTCCTTATCATCCCTCTTGGTAAGAGGGGTTAGGGGAAAAAATGGGCAGACGATGAGCACTGACCAATAAAACACTTCCAGAACTGCTAAAACTTtaaaaatactgtgtgtgtgtgtgtgtgtgtgtgtgtgtgtgtgtgtgtgtgtgtgtgtgtgtgtgtgtgtgtgtaggtgttcaTCCAGTGGCTAAATATCTGGCTAGTATAGACTACAGATATAACAGTCTGTTCCAGGACTCTGCATGGAGAGATCTTTTCCACAAACCTGAAGCACCAACCTCCGGTAACTGTTTCactcatccatccttccatccatccatccatcagatGTTACTGTGGGAGTATTGtgggcatctttctttctttctttctttctttcttttgtgttaCTGTTACAACTTCCTTCCTGTTAAGTTACTGTTGCaacttccttcctttctttctttctttctttctttctttctttctctctttctttccttcttttgagTTACTGTTACaacttccttccttctttccttttgAGTTACTGTTACAACTTTCTTTGTTTCACAAGTTTTACAAGTTAACAAGATATACAAGAACATTTCCAAGCAGCTTACTATTCAAATTTAGGTCTTTGTTTCTTTTGTCTTCACCTCCTTCCAACTCTTCTAACAGTTCAGGATAGTCCAGATGTCGTTTCCAGGGTAACACAGTACATGTTGGGGGCAAATGGAGCTCATCAGTTGCCCATAGCAGAAGCCATGCTTACTTACAAGCAGAAGAGGTAACACGTGCAAATAGCAACCCTCATCTATGGTTATATTAAAGAACAAAACCTTTCAGAGGAGGCAACATACACGCTGTGTGCTGAACACACTGAATTTAAATTAtcagtgtgttttatttatttatttatttatttatttatttattttataaagggattgttcacccagaaaGAACATTCTGTACTCATTTACTCtaattgactttctttcttcaacaaaaCACCAAAGGAGAAGTAGTGAATGTCCaagatgctcttttccatacaatgaaagtggattggGACTGGTAGCTGTCAAgatacaaaaagtaaaaaaagacaatgaaagcatgataaaagcagtccatacagCTTGTCAGTATATTccatatgacagctttgtgtgaggaaccgaCTGAAAtgttaagttgttattcaccgaAAAAATTGCCTTGAAAATCatgcttgacagctgtggtcaccattcactttcattgtatggaaaagagaagcaTAGACATTCTGCAATAAATAAGTCCATTTCATGAAAGAAAACAAGGGTTTCAAaagacatgaaggtgaataactgatgacagaattgtattttttgggtgaactattcctttaacattgtaCCActctataataaaacatattcaaAATTATACAAGCGTCTACAATTGTATTTGGCTAAATACAATAAAAGAATATCAATAATCTATTGATATGATATGATACAAAAGTGCTTTGAATGTGTGTTAATAGAGGTTGGGTTCACTGTCAGGTGCTCTAAAGATGCAAATATCTGGTTTTCCACACAGCTTAATCAGATGTGTTAAATTATTGTGTTCATCTGAAGTTCATTCTTCCAAATATTTGCATCTTTTAAATGAGCATCCTCATCCttaatttaatttttgacagAAAGCATGTGAATGTCACTGTTTATCATCTCTGTCTGTAAATAACATactttatttctgtttattttttcttttacttgCCCTCTCTGAAGGAAAAAGagctttcattttgattttgcaGTAAGGTATTGTGGTCTTCCTGCCTGTGCAGATATTGTAGCGAATCAGATGCATTTTTTCATCTGCCTCTtacttcctttctctctctctcttctccagtAGTATTAAGGGGAATGTGTTAGCTGAGAGGGAGCAGAGAGATGCTGTTGAAATTCTTTCCACACTTTCTGATTCAGGGTCAATTCTAGggcaaaacatttttgtatgcAAAAATTGTATCATAACGTTTTTTTaggttggtccagctaatgtACGTTCTAGAGCAATATAGCTTTTCAGTTAGAGTCCTAAAACTCgaaagagaattagcattttcgagcCATGAGTTCCCTCTGTGGGTTTTAGAATCACGTACTACGAGATGTATGAgagtttacagtgcatccggaaagtattcacagcgcttcactttttccacattttgttatgttacagccttattccagtatggattaaattcattattttcctcaaaattctacaaacaataccccataatgacaacgtgaaagacgtttgtttgaaatctttgcaaatttattaaaaataaaaaacgaaaaaaatcacgtGTACATaaggtattcacagcctttgctcaatactttgttgaagcacctttggcaccaattacagcctcaagtctttgcgtatgatgctacaagcttggcactcctgtttttgggcagtttctcccattcttctttgcaggacctctcaagctccatcaggttggatggggagcgtcatgcacagccatttttagatttctccagagatgttcaatcgggttcaagtctgggctctggctgggccactcaggtACATTCACatagttgtcccgtagccactcctttgttatcttggctgtgtgcttagggtcgttgtcctgttggaagatgaaccttcaccccagtctgaggtccagagcgctctggagcaggttttcatcaaggatgtctctgtacattgctgcattcatctttccctcgatcctgactagtctcccagttcctgccgctgaaaaacatccccacagcatgatgctgccaccaccatgcttcactatagggatggtattggaaaggtgatgagcggtgcctggtttcctccagacatgatgcttgccattcaggccaaagagtttaatctttgtttctcatggtctgagagtccttcaggtgccttttggcaaactccaggtgggctgtcatgagCCTTTTACTGACGAGTGGCTTCCGTCTtaccactctaccatacaggcctgattggtggagtgctgcagagatggttgttcttctggaaggttctcctctctccacagagaaacgctggagctctgtcagagtgaccatcgggttcttcgtcacctccctgactaaggcccttctcccccgatcgctcagtttggccgggcggccagctcaagaagagtcctggtggttccaaacatcttccatttatggatgatggaggccactgtgctcattgggaccttcaatgctgcagaaatttttctgtacccttccccagatctgtgcctcgatacaatcctgtctcggaggtctacagacaattccttggacttaatggcttggtttgtgctctgacatgcactgttaactgtgggaccttatatagacaggtgtgtgcctttccaaatcatgtccaatcaactgaatttaccacaggtggactccaatcaagttgtagaaacatctcaaggatgatcagtggaaacaggatgcacctgagctcaattttgagtgtcatggcaaaggctgtgaatacttatgtacatgtgattttttttcgttttttatttttaatgaatttgcaaagctttcaaacaaacttctttcacgttgtcattatggggtattgtttgtagaattttgaggaaaataatgaatttaatccattttggaataaggttgtaatataacaaaatgtggaaaaagtgaagcgctgtgaatactttccggatgcactgtatgtgcttgACAAATCTGACAACCATTGTAGTCCTTATGTAGCAACTTATTAGCAACTTCCAGAGGGAACCCTTGGTGAATTAGTCTTCAAgttggcctacaaattgacaacacaactgaacagctctataagaTCAAGCAGTGCTGtgtttggctcttttaactgaaaaGCGGGACTTCCTTCTGCTAccatactgtacattttctaCATGTGGTTTGACTCCTCTTTATGCTGTCTCTAGTTTTTACCCTTCAGTCTGTAGTGTGGAAAGAATCTGAAGGTTTTATTGGCTCTATTGCTGCTATAAATATTACCACCGTCATGATCTGAGCACCTCTGTCCTTTAGCAGAGCACACAATGTGCAGTTTAGAGTAATTTCAATTTAATGctaaagtataatttttttcaaaataaatactttctctttttccagcttaatatgcagagacaactaaaagtaagcccATTGTTGGTTGATTCCCTTCGCATTCAGCAAAAGTTACAAACTTCACCTTTTAAGCTTCTTAGACAAGATTCAAAACATACATATTCTGGATTCAGTGTCATCTGAATAGTAAAATGAAGGATacaaatgatttcagaggaatccAGTTTAAATTGCAAAGGCAGAGAAAATATATCTTCGAGAAAATTATGAGGTGAACAGACCTTATGATGGAGgcaaatttatttcatttttctgtCTTGGCTTAGTTTCCCTTTTCTCTCCTCTAGTGCTCTAGTGTTCAATCAGAGTAAACTGCTAAACACTCAGTCTTGATTTGTCTAAGCAAGTGCTAATATAGTTTCAAAACAACCATTATTTCTGAAAAGATGTGTGAATTATATGCTACTCCCTGTATTTAGGCTTCTGTTGTGTTGATTTTGGGGCGATTGGCTGGCACGTGTGGTTCTTTCTATTCTCCTGTAGTTTGCTTCTCTTGTGGGTTTTGCTCTTCCAGATATCAGAGATGGTTTAAAACATAAGAtgtcaaaaatgtcacattaaagcCCTGAATGCATTTGGGTGGATAATGgaagaatttagagtcagaaaaACAGAAAATTCTGTAGGTTCTATAGCTAAATCTATGAGTAAATGAGGTGTTAAACATACTGCTCTCCCTCAGAAACCCATTTTGTGCTAATGTTATTAGTAGTCATTATTtcataattctgtttttattactTCTTTATTTCTGAATCTGTAGGTACACAACTATGTTACAAAAACTAGCCTATTTTAATCTCTGCATTAGACCATCTCTGGTTCAAGTAGCCTAAACCTGAGTCCTGATTGGCTGGGAATGCACCTTTGTTTCAGTGGGTGGGGCAGTTAATTATGATGGCAAGTGATTGGATGAATGCTGGCATGTTTTGCTTTGCTGCACTTCTTTGCAGCATGTCTAAAGATGTGCTTCATCGGATGAAATCAAATTAGCCGAACGTGTTTTATTGAGGGGCTGGGAGTGACTGGACAGACAGTGGGAGGGTCAGTGGTGGGAGGGACTTATTGTGACAGAATGTCAAGTGGGAGGGGCTGAGAGTGACAGGATAGATAGTGAAAGGGGCAAGTAGTGGGAGGGACTAATTGTGACAGAATGGCAAGTGGGAGGGGCTAAGAGTGACAAGATAGATTGTGGGAGGGGCTAAGAGTGAACAAAGCAGACAGAGGGAATGCCAGAATAATGTTACAAATCTTCTCTCCTCAGAGATTAAAAGGTTTCTCTCTACTTTGGGATTGTTCTCTTTAATGTCTAAGTTGATTTAATAGGTTATTAGCCAGTAAACCATGTGTTCAAATTTCCATGTTCTCTCTCACAGTCCTGATGAAGACTCATGTCAGAAGTTCATCCCTTTTATCGGGGTACGTCATCCAGACCTTGTTTCAATCTCATATGTAGTTTTTACAATTAAGTATATATTGTTGtgatatgttttaaatgttgtatttgaCTCATAGTGCCTGTGTTTTAAATCGGTCTAGGTGGTGAAAGTGGGGATTGTTGAACAAACTTCTGCCACTTCTGGtgagttaaaggattagttcacccaaaattgataaatctctcatcatttactcaactttatgccatctcaaacatgtatgactttctttcttcggcagaatacaaacaaatatattttgatggaggTCAAAAACgtgaacatttaaaaatatacatataatgcaagtcagtggggtccaacacttccaagctccacaAAGGACATTAAggcaacataaaggtaatccatactactcaAATATTCCTTGCTCTTGACGTATGTACAAAGCGCTGTACTCATGCTCGGCCCATGTATACACGCATTCTCTGCACATTCGTCAAAGTGTTTGGAAGCGCTTCAAATCATGAGACTGCAGTTGTAAAGAGTTATAGTGAAAAAGCAgttacatttttttctgtttctcacccaaaaccgatcatgttgcttctgaagacatggattaaactacttcagtattatgaattacctttatgctgcctttgtcctttttgaagcttaaaagtggtccccattgacttgcattgtatggatatattcacaccATATCTCcaccaaaatatctttgtttgtgttctgcaaaagaaagaaagtcatatgagtgtGAGACGACataagaattatcattttggggtgaactattcctttaagtttcactTAATGCCAACTGTTTATATATCAGAGAAAACATATCATTTTAAGATAGTTTATAAGttatctgtgcgtgtgtgtgtttgtgtataggtGATTCAGACGATGCTGCTCCTGTGGGCTCTGCTCTTCTCTCCTCTACACCTCCTTCACAGATCTCCCCATTACTGAAAGAAGCATCTCCAACACCTCCCTCTTCTCCCTCTGTACACTTGATCAGGTACACACTTACACATTGCTGTTAATACACTCATGACATACCTGTCTCAGATCTCTTTAGtcttttcattttgtgtttttgaCTGCAGTTCTCCTGGTGGAGGCCAGGGGGAGCTAATGGGACTTCAGGTTGATTACTGGATTGCTCCAACAGAGAGAAAGAAGGAAGTGGA
It contains:
- the LOC127411639 gene encoding phosphofurin acidic cluster sorting protein 2-like isoform X1; translation: MAERSGRLSFPGSGALNRPVPMNLFATWEIDGSSPNCIPRLCSLTLKKLVVMKELDKELISVVIAVKIQGSKRILRSHEIVLPPAGGVETELALTFSLQYPHFLKREGNKLQILLQRRKRYKNRTILGYKTLAAGSIDMAEVMQHPEEGGQVLALCSNQKELLGKVAEIWIYSLSSQPIDHEEAAILGQKIKCSDNYSEEEYESFSSEQEASDDAAHGQDLEDDEYEIRKPKKQRRSIVRTASITRQQNFKQRVVALLKRFRVSDEVLDSEQDPAEPPPEVEEDLDLESLEFENPSDSGPDLDDDESVLSTPKPKLKPYFEGISLSSSQTEIGSIHSVRSHREPPSPMDPDKMRSVGGKFQIDNGSDNVSLGQPEVVTPTTELEMMDNMDSFMERLPPLGRMTKTESLIIPSNRVEPKLAGRRGRSTSLKERQPSRPPNERANSLDNERSLDTRCNLQIPRKTVYDQLNYILVSDSHLPDSIILINTSDWQGQYVSEVLQNHDLPVVCTCTTADIQAAFSTIISRIQRFCNSNSVTPSPVRIGVAGPQHYLSAVLRLFVDHLTHKTPDWLGYLRFLIIPLGVHPVAKYLASIDYRYNSLFQDSAWRDLFHKPEAPTSVQDSPDVVSRVTQYMLGANGAHQLPIAEAMLTYKQKRKKSFHFDFAVSPDEDSCQKFIPFIGVVKVGIVEQTSATSGDSDDAAPVGSALLSSTPPSQISPLLKEASPTPPSSPSVHLISSPGGGQGELMGLQVDYWIAPTERKKEVEKKDPSAKTTLKCTFRSLQVSRLPLGGAEVTHQPIMSMTVVTKEKNKKVIFLPKKTKDKEAESKSQVIEGISRLICTAKHQQTMLKVLIDGVEWNDVKFFQLAAQWSSHVKHFPLAVFGPSKGPY
- the LOC127411639 gene encoding phosphofurin acidic cluster sorting protein 2-like isoform X3; this translates as MAERSGRLSFPGSGALNRPVPMNLFATWEIDGSSPNCIPRLCSLTLKKLVVMKELDKELISVVIAVKIQGSKRILRSHEIVLPPAGGVETELALTFSLQYPHFLKREGNKLQILLQRRKRYKNRTILGYKTLAAGSIDMAEVMQHPEEGGQVLALCSNQKELLGKVAEIWIYSLSSQPIDHEEAAILGQKIKCSDNYSEEEYESFSSEQEASDDAAHGQDLEDDEYEIRKPKKQRRSIVRTASITRQQNFKQRVVALLKRFRVSDEVLDSEQDPAEPPPEVEEDLDLESLEFENPSDSGPDLDDDESVLSTPKPKLKPYFEGISLSSSQTEIGSIHSVRSHREPPSPMDPDKMRSVGGKFQIDNGSDNVSLGQPEVVTPTTELEMMDNMDSFMERLPPLGRMTKTESLIIPSNRVEPKLAGRRGRSTSLKERQPSRPPNERANSLDNERSLDTRCNLQIPRKTVYDQLNYILVSDSHLPDSIILINTSDWQGQYVSEVLQNHDLPVVCTCTTADIQAAFSTIISRIQRFCNSNSVTPSPVRIGVAGPQHYLSAVLRLFVDHLTHKTPDWLGYLRFLIIPLGVHPVAKYLASIDYRYNSLFQDSAWRDLFHKPEAPTSVQDSPDVVSRVTQYMLGANGAHQLPIAEAMLTYKQKSPDEDSCQKFIPFIGVVKVGIVEQTSATSGDSDDAAPVGSALLSSTPPSQISPLLKEASPTPPSSPSVHLISSPGGGQGELMGLQVDYWIAPTERKKEVEKKDPSAKTTLKCTFRSLQVSRLPLGGAEVTHQPIMSMTVVTKEKNKKVIFLPKKTKDKEAESKSQVIEGISRLICTAKHQQTMLKVLIDGVEWNDVKFFQLAAQWSSHVKHFPLAVFGPSKGPY